DNA sequence from the Leptospira limi genome:
CTTGCTTCTTTTGCCACTTCTGCAATGCCTACAACACCTGGGGGTTCTAAGCGACTGTGGTAAAATAAAACCAAGTCACCTAACTTCACTTCATCGCGAAGGTAATTACGTGCTTGGTAATTTCTGACTCCCTCCCAATACGAAAGTTTTTCTCGTATTAGGTCGTCGATGGAAAAAACATCTGGTTCTGTTTTAAAGAGCCAATACTTCATTAAGCCGAATAAGCTGGTTTTGTAGCAGAAGATCCTTTTCCTTTTTTGGATCCAACACCTGGTTTTGAATCAGAAAATTTATCAAAAGAAGGTTGTACGATATCTGTTAATTCCTGTGCATCAATGGTTTCTTTTGCAAGAAGTGCCTTTGCAATTGCATCCAATTTCTTTTGGTTTTTCTTCACCAAATCACGACCTTTATCGAGACAAGTTTGGATGATACGTTTCACTTCTTGGTCAATCATGGCAGCAAATTCTTCTGAGTATGGTTTGCTAGTATGCCCATAGTCCCTTCCCATAAACGGAGAAGACTCACCCGATCCATAGTGGATGGTACCGAGTTTTTCAGACATACCCCATTCACACACCATACGTCGTGCAATGTTGGTTGCTTGTTGGATGTCATTGGAAGATCCATTGGAAGGATCACCAAAGATGAGTTCTTCTGCGATGTATCCACCCATTGACATCACAATTCGATCCAAACAATAGTTTTTACGATAGGAATGTCTGTCTTCCACTGGAAGGGATTGAGTGAGTCCAAGTGCTCTTCCGCGTGGGATGATGGTGACTTTATGAACTGGTTCGGTATACGGCAGTAAGGTGCCAAGAAGAGCGTGACCCGCTTCATGGTAAGCTGTCATTTCTTTCTCTTTGTCCGAGATGAACATCGACTTACGTTCCGGTCCCATCATCACCTTATCACGAGCTTCTTCCAGTTCTTCTTGGGTCACACGTTTTTTGTTACGACGTGCAGCAAGAAGTGCTGCTTCGTTGATGAGGTTCGCAAGATCTGCCCCTGTAAATCCAGGAGTTCCGCGAGCAATGGAGTTTAAAGAAATATCAGAAACAAGAGGCACTTTTTTTGCATGAACGGCTAAGATCTCTTCACGGCCTTTTAGGTCTGGGAGGTCTACAATCACTTGTCTGTCGAAACGACCTGGACGAAGGAGGGCTGGGTCAAGGACATCAGCACGGTTTGTGGCCGCCATCACGATGACACCTTCATTCATTTCGAATCCATCCATCTCAACTAACATCTGATTGAGGGTCTGTTCTCTTTCGTCGTGTCCACCACCGAGTCCTGCACCACGAAGGCGACCAACTGCATCAATCTCATCAATGAAGATGATACAAGGTGCATTTTTCTTTCCTTGGTCAAAAAGATCTCGCACACGTGATGCACCGACACCCACAAACATTTCCACAAAGTCAGAACCAGAGATGGAGAAAAAAGGAACACCAGCTTCACCAGCAACAGCTTTTGCAAGTAAGGTTTTACCAGTACCTGGAGGACCAACGAGGAGAACTCCTTTAGGAATCCTTGCACCAATGGCTTGGAATTTTTTTGGATCTTTTAAAAATTCAATGATTTCGAGAAGTTCAACTTTTGCTTCTTCACAACCAGCAACATCATTAAAGGTTACTTTTACTTTTGGATCCACATTCATTTTGGCACGAGATTTACCAAAAGTAAATGCTTTGTTACCAGATGCTTGGAGTTGGCGCATCATGATAAACCAAATGATCCCAAGAGCGAATAACCAAGGAATGATACCTGATACAACACTCCAAAATTTATTTTCTTCAGTGGACTTTGCAGTAAAACTAAGGCGTGACTTACGAAGTTTTGTCACCAAATCATCGTTCACTTGTGCTACATTGGTTTTGAAAGGTTTTGGTTTGTTGTCCTTACTGTTTTCAGGAATGTACCAACCTTCAATGAGTTCTTTATCAATGATGATTTGTTGTTTGGATGAAATGTCTTTCCCATCTTTAGAAGTGATTTTCCCAATGGGTTTTTTTCCTTCAATGGGTTCTACCATATTCAAAAAATCGGAATAACTGATTTCGTCGGGTTTACCGGCAAAGTCTTGGCCTTTGTAAACCGTTGCCAAAATGACAAGGAATACGAGTAAAAATAGGAATACGGTTTTGATGTTTTTATTCATGTAAGACTTCCGAAGATTAGACTACAATCAAAGGTGATATTTCTGAATCACTTCGTCGATATCCCCCATGGAAATCGAACGAATCGCCGCTTCGGCGTCATTGATGATCTGTATCAAACTCAGGTTCTCTAAAGGCTCAAAATCTTCACGTAAAAAATCTTCTCTTTTTTTCGGATTGTAGCTAGAATTAAGAACGCCGATCCGAATGCGAATGAAGTTAGGAGAACGTAATGAGACAGAAATCGAGTTTACCCCAGGATTTGTGTCATTTTCGCCACCTTTTGTGACTACGATTTGGCCTAGTTCCAGTCCCACATCTTCGTGGATCACAACGATGTCTTTGACTTGGATTTTGAGAAAGGAGGCAATGTAGAGGACAGACTCACCAGAGAGTTCGCTGAAGGTTTGTGGTTTGAGTAAAACCACTTCATCCCCTTCAAAGTCGCCTCGTCCAATGAGTGATTTTTTCTTTTTAGTTTTGATTTCGATGCCAATGTTGTTCGCAATGACATCGAGAATCTTAAAACCAATGTTAGATCGATTGTTGTTATACTTATCGCCAGGATTTCCCAGCCCTACAATTAACTTCATTGGTTCTTAAAAGTAGTTCTTACTTCTTAGCCGCTTTTTTAGCTGCTGGTTTGCCTTTTGCATCAGCTTCTGCTTTTTCAGCACGTTCTGCTGCTAGGATCGCTTTCGTTTTGTTACATGATGCAACAATCGGATCACCATTCACTAAGATTTCCCATGATTTTGGGTGTGGAAGTTCAGAAACTTTAATCATCATTCCCACATCAAGACCACTTACATCAACAGTGATTACGTCAGTAAGATCTTCTGGAGTAGACTTCACTTTGATTTCGTGAACTAAGTGTTCGAACTGACCACCAGCTTTTGATCCTTTTGCAACACCTGAAGTTTTGATCGCTACAGTTGTTTGGATTTTTTTACCTGGAGTCACTTTGTAAAAGTCAATATGACGAATTTGTCCTGTGTGAGGAAATCTTTGGATTTCTTTTACGAAAACTCTTTCCGATTTTCCGTCGAGTTCAAGGTCAATGAGAGTTGCCTTACGAATTCCGGAGTCGATAAGTCTTTGGATTTCTTTTTCGACAACACTTGCCGATTTTGCCTCACCGTTTCCGATGATGTTAGCCGGTACTAAACCTTCCACACGCATTCTTCTGGCAGGACCTTTTCCTGTTGAAGTTCTTGGTTGTGCTTTGATAGTGATTTTTTCCATGATTATGTTCCTTAAAGTTATGAAAACAGACTAGAGATTGATTCTTCGTTATGAATCCGCTCGATGGCTTTTGCAAAGAGTGGGGCGATAGAGAGCGTTTTCAAGTGATTTATTTTTTTGCTCTCGGGAATGGCGATGGAATTGGAGAGAACAATTTGTTTAAAATTGGCCTCATTGAGCTTTGATGGTGCTTCACCAGACAATACTCCGTGGGATGCACAACACAAAACAGATTTTGCTCCATTTTCATAGAGTGCTATTGCCGCTTTGGCAATGGTGCCACCAGTATCAATCATGTCATCGAGTAACAAACAGTTTTTGTCTTTGATGTCACCGATCACATGCATCACAACTGACTCGTTTGCTTTTGGTCTACGTTTGTCGATGATGGCAAGAGATCCGTTTACTTTTTTACCAAAATTACGAGCACGTTCTGCTCCACCTGAATCTGGTGATACAATCACAAGATCATCCATCTTTAGTGAGTTGATGTATTCTGCGAGTACTGGTGAAAAATACAAATGGTCGACAGGGATACGAAAGAATCCTTGGATTTGGTCCGCATGAAGGTCCATTGTGAGAACACGATCTGGTCCAACTGTTTCGATTAGATCAGCAACCATACGAGCAGAAATGGGAACCCGCGGTTCTACCTTTCTGTCTTGGCGTCCATAACCATAATACGGAATGACAGCAGTGATACGACGAGCAGAAGCTCTTCTTGCTGCATCGATGATGAGTAAAAGTTCCATCAAACTGTCGTTTGCTGGATAACTGATGGATTGAACCACAAATACATCACGGCCACGTACGTTTTCTTCGATTTTAACAGAACTTTCTCCGTCAGAAAATCGTTTCACCGAGATTTGACCATTTGGAATGCCTAAGTTTTTGCAGATTTCTTCTGCTAAAGGTCTATTTGCATTACCAGAAAATACTACGACTTCGCTAGGATTCATACTCCAACCAACCCATTATCTATATATTGTTTCGCAAGTGCCAAATCATCTGGAGAATTGATTCCATGACTTTCTAAAGCATTGGTTAAAGTTTGTGCTCCAACCTTTTTCCCTTCGTTTCGGAAAATCTTAATCACATCAGTGAGGTAATATTCTTTTTGTGCATTATTGTTTCCAATTTGTTTGAGTGCTCCAAAAAGATCTTCAGTATTAAAACAATAAGTGCCGGTATTCACTTCGTTTACGGCTTTTTCTTCGGAACTCGCATCTTTTTCTTCTACGATGCGAAGTAAACTACCATCATCAGAAGAACGAATGATACGACCGTAACCAGTAGGGTTTTCCATTTTTGCAGAAAGAACTGTTGCCACATAACCATTTGTTTTATGGTGTTCAATGAGATTAGAAAATGAGGAAGCAGAAATCAGTGGTGCATCACCACAAGCAACAATCGTATAACCAGTATATGGTGCTAATTGTTTCTCCGCAGAAATCACTGCATGTCCCGTTCCGAGCTGTTCTGTTTGTTCAGCAAACTCAACACCTGGGAAAGATTTTGCAATGTCTGTGACAATGTCTTTGCGGTAACCGACAACCACAACCTTTCGGTTGATGCCGGCGGATTCGATATTACGAAGAACGTGGAGTAAAAGTGGAGATTCGTTCAGTACAACCGCAACCTTGGGAAGCTCACTCTTCATTCGAGTTCCTTTCCCCGCCGCCAAAATAACAGCAGTTACAGTATTATGTAGGTTCATCGTTCGTTCTATCGGATCTTTTAAAACTGGCTGGCCTGCTAGGATTCGAACCTAGGGAATGGCGATACCAAAAACCGCTGCCTTACCGCTTGGCTACAGGCCAGTTTCTAAAAAGAGAACGTTCGAAATTCCATTTCGGGGAATCGATTGGAAACATTGGGAAGGGCCTCGTTTCGTTTCCCTTCTGCCTTGTAAATGCCGTATAGACAAGAACCAGAACCTGAAAGAGAAGCAAAATCTGCTCCCGACTCAAAGAACCCTAATTTCAATTCCTTTAGTAAGGGTTGGGTCTGGAAAGCGATTTTTTCAAACTCGTTCTCTAGCCTGTTTTGCAGGTAAGCCCAATCCCCGACGTGAAGACTTCGAATTAAATCCTCTGCCAGAGATTTCCATAC
Encoded proteins:
- the ftsH gene encoding ATP-dependent zinc metalloprotease FtsH, translated to MNKNIKTVFLFLLVFLVILATVYKGQDFAGKPDEISYSDFLNMVEPIEGKKPIGKITSKDGKDISSKQQIIIDKELIEGWYIPENSKDNKPKPFKTNVAQVNDDLVTKLRKSRLSFTAKSTEENKFWSVVSGIIPWLFALGIIWFIMMRQLQASGNKAFTFGKSRAKMNVDPKVKVTFNDVAGCEEAKVELLEIIEFLKDPKKFQAIGARIPKGVLLVGPPGTGKTLLAKAVAGEAGVPFFSISGSDFVEMFVGVGASRVRDLFDQGKKNAPCIIFIDEIDAVGRLRGAGLGGGHDEREQTLNQMLVEMDGFEMNEGVIVMAATNRADVLDPALLRPGRFDRQVIVDLPDLKGREEILAVHAKKVPLVSDISLNSIARGTPGFTGADLANLINEAALLAARRNKKRVTQEELEEARDKVMMGPERKSMFISDKEKEMTAYHEAGHALLGTLLPYTEPVHKVTIIPRGRALGLTQSLPVEDRHSYRKNYCLDRIVMSMGGYIAEELIFGDPSNGSSNDIQQATNIARRMVCEWGMSEKLGTIHYGSGESSPFMGRDYGHTSKPYSEEFAAMIDQEVKRIIQTCLDKGRDLVKKNQKKLDAIAKALLAKETIDAQELTDIVQPSFDKFSDSKPGVGSKKGKGSSATKPAYSA
- the pth gene encoding aminoacyl-tRNA hydrolase gives rise to the protein MKLIVGLGNPGDKYNNNRSNIGFKILDVIANNIGIEIKTKKKKSLIGRGDFEGDEVVLLKPQTFSELSGESVLYIASFLKIQVKDIVVIHEDVGLELGQIVVTKGGENDTNPGVNSISVSLRSPNFIRIRIGVLNSSYNPKKREDFLREDFEPLENLSLIQIINDAEAAIRSISMGDIDEVIQKYHL
- a CDS encoding 50S ribosomal protein L25/general stress protein Ctc, with product MEKITIKAQPRTSTGKGPARRMRVEGLVPANIIGNGEAKSASVVEKEIQRLIDSGIRKATLIDLELDGKSERVFVKEIQRFPHTGQIRHIDFYKVTPGKKIQTTVAIKTSGVAKGSKAGGQFEHLVHEIKVKSTPEDLTDVITVDVSGLDVGMMIKVSELPHPKSWEILVNGDPIVASCNKTKAILAAERAEKAEADAKGKPAAKKAAKK
- a CDS encoding ribose-phosphate diphosphokinase; amino-acid sequence: MNPSEVVVFSGNANRPLAEEICKNLGIPNGQISVKRFSDGESSVKIEENVRGRDVFVVQSISYPANDSLMELLLIIDAARRASARRITAVIPYYGYGRQDRKVEPRVPISARMVADLIETVGPDRVLTMDLHADQIQGFFRIPVDHLYFSPVLAEYINSLKMDDLVIVSPDSGGAERARNFGKKVNGSLAIIDKRRPKANESVVMHVIGDIKDKNCLLLDDMIDTGGTIAKAAIALYENGAKSVLCCASHGVLSGEAPSKLNEANFKQIVLSNSIAIPESKKINHLKTLSIAPLFAKAIERIHNEESISSLFS
- a CDS encoding sugar phosphate nucleotidyltransferase produces the protein MNLHNTVTAVILAAGKGTRMKSELPKVAVVLNESPLLLHVLRNIESAGINRKVVVVGYRKDIVTDIAKSFPGVEFAEQTEQLGTGHAVISAEKQLAPYTGYTIVACGDAPLISASSFSNLIEHHKTNGYVATVLSAKMENPTGYGRIIRSSDDGSLLRIVEEKDASSEEKAVNEVNTGTYCFNTEDLFGALKQIGNNNAQKEYYLTDVIKIFRNEGKKVGAQTLTNALESHGINSPDDLALAKQYIDNGLVGV